A single Muntiacus reevesi chromosome 9, mMunRee1.1, whole genome shotgun sequence DNA region contains:
- the GDPD5 gene encoding glycerophosphodiester phosphodiesterase domain-containing protein 5 isoform X1: protein MVRHQPLQYYEPQLCLSCLTGIYGCRWKRYQRSHDDTTPWERLWFLLLTFTFGLTLTWLYFWWEVHNDYDEFNWYLYNRMGYWSDWSVPILMTTAAAFTYIAGLQVLALCHIAVGQQMNLHWLHKIGLVAILVATVVAMSAVAQLWEDEWEVLLISLQGTAPFLHVGALVAVTALSWIVAGQFARAERSSSQIAILGTFFTVVFALYLAPLTISSPCIMEKKDLGPKPALIGHRGAPMLAPEHTLMSFRKALEQKLYGLQADVTISLDGVPFLMHDATLRRTTNVEEEFPELARRPASMLNWTVLQRLNAGQWFLKTDPFWTASSLSPSDHREAQNQSICSLMELLELAKGNATLLLNLRDPPREHPYRTSFLNITLDALLRSGFPQHQVLWLPNRQRPFVRKVAPGFQQMSGSKEAATSLRRSHIQRLNLRYTQVSRQELRDYASWNLSVNLYTVNAPWLFSLLWCAGVPSVTSDNSHTLSQVPSPLWIMPPDEYCLMWVTADLISFTLIVGIFVLQKWRLGGIRSYNPEQIMLSAAVRRTSRDVSIMKEKLIFSEISDGMEVSDELSVCSDNSYDTYANSATAPVAPRGSGSRAKTLTDRSGR, encoded by the exons TGGGAGCGCCTCTGGTTCCTGCTGCTGACCTTCACCTTCGGACTCACGCTCACCTGGCTCTACTTCTGGTGGGAAGTCCACAATGACTACGATGAATTCAACTG gTACCTCTACAACCGCATGGGCTACTGGAGTGACTGGTCCGTACCCATCCTCATGACCACAGCAGCTGCCTTCACTTACATCGCTGGCCTCCAG GTCCTGGCACTATGTCACATCGCCGTGGGGCAGCAGATGAACCTGCACTGGCTGCACAAG ATCGGGCTGGTGGCCATCCTGGTGGCCACCGTGGTGGCCATGTCGGCTGTGGCCCAGCTGTGGGAGGACGAGTGGGAGGTGCTCCTCATCTCCCTGCAG GGCACAGCGCCGTTCCTGCATGTGGGGGCCCTGGTGGCTGTCACAGCGCTCTCCTGGATCGTGGCAGGACAGTTTGCCCGTGCAGAGCGATCCT CCTCCCAGATAGCCATTCTCGGAACCTTCTTCACCGTGGTGTTTGCCCTCTACCTGGCCCCTCTCACCATCTCCTCTCCCTGCATCATGGAGAAAAAGGACCTGGGCCCCAAACCTGCCCTCATCGGCCACCGCGGGGCCCCCATG CTGGCCCCAGAGCACACGCTGATGTCCTTCAGGAAGGCCCTAGAGCAGAAGCTGTATGGACTCCAGGCTGATGTCACCATCAG CCTGGACGGGGTGCCCTTCCTCATGCACGACGCCACCCTTCGGCGCACCACCAACGTGGAGGAGGAGTTCCCGGAGCTCGCCCGCAGGCCTGCCTCCATGCTCAACTGGACCGTCCTGCAGAGGCTCAACGCCGGCCAGTGGTTCCTGAAG ACGGACCCGTTCTGGACAGCCAGCTCCCTGTCACCCTCCGACCACAGGGAGGCCCAAAACCAGTCCATCTGCAGCCTAATGGAGCTTTTGGAACTGGCCAAGGGCAATGCCACGCTGCTGCTCAACCTGCGTGACCCGCCGCGGGAGCACCCCTACCGCACCAGCTTCCTCAACATCACCCTGGATGCCCTTCTGCGCTCAGGCTTCCCCCAGCACCAG GTCCTGTGGCTACCCAACAGGCAGAGGCCCTTCGTGCGGAAGGTGGCTCCTGGCTTCCAGCAGATGTCGGGCTCCAAGGAGGCGGCCACCAGCCTGAGGAGAAGCCACATCCAGCGGCTGAACCTGCGCTACACCCAGGTGTCCCGCCAGGAGCTCAG GGACTATGCGTCCTGGAACCTGAGCGTGAACCTCTACACGGTCAATGCCCCCTGGCTCTTCTCCCTGCTGTGGTGCGCAGGGGTCCCGTCCGTCACCTCCGACAACTCCCACACCTTGTCCCAGGTGCCTTCCCCACTCTGGATCATG CCCCCGGACGAGTACTGTCTCATGTGGGTCACCGCCGACCTgatctccttcaccctcatcgtTGGCATCTTCGTACTCCAGAA GTGGCGCCTGGGTGGCATCCGGAGCTACAACCCCGAGCAGATCATGCTGAGTGCTGCAGTGCGCCGGACCAGCCGGGACGTCAGCATCATGAAGGAGAAGCTCATCTTCTCAG AGATCAGTGATGGCATGGAGGTCTCCGATGAGCTCTCCGTATGTTCGGACAACAGTTATGACACGTATGCCAACAGCGCCACCGCCCCGGTGGCCCCTCGAGGGAGCGGCAGCCGTGCCAAGACCCTCACAGACCGGAGTGGGCGTTAG
- the GDPD5 gene encoding glycerophosphodiester phosphodiesterase domain-containing protein 5 isoform X2 codes for MGYWSDWSVPILMTTAAAFTYIAGLQVLALCHIAVGQQMNLHWLHKIGLVAILVATVVAMSAVAQLWEDEWEVLLISLQGTAPFLHVGALVAVTALSWIVAGQFARAERSSSQIAILGTFFTVVFALYLAPLTISSPCIMEKKDLGPKPALIGHRGAPMLAPEHTLMSFRKALEQKLYGLQADVTISLDGVPFLMHDATLRRTTNVEEEFPELARRPASMLNWTVLQRLNAGQWFLKTDPFWTASSLSPSDHREAQNQSICSLMELLELAKGNATLLLNLRDPPREHPYRTSFLNITLDALLRSGFPQHQVLWLPNRQRPFVRKVAPGFQQMSGSKEAATSLRRSHIQRLNLRYTQVSRQELRDYASWNLSVNLYTVNAPWLFSLLWCAGVPSVTSDNSHTLSQVPSPLWIMPPDEYCLMWVTADLISFTLIVGIFVLQKWRLGGIRSYNPEQIMLSAAVRRTSRDVSIMKEKLIFSEISDGMEVSDELSVCSDNSYDTYANSATAPVAPRGSGSRAKTLTDRSGR; via the exons ATGGGCTACTGGAGTGACTGGTCCGTACCCATCCTCATGACCACAGCAGCTGCCTTCACTTACATCGCTGGCCTCCAG GTCCTGGCACTATGTCACATCGCCGTGGGGCAGCAGATGAACCTGCACTGGCTGCACAAG ATCGGGCTGGTGGCCATCCTGGTGGCCACCGTGGTGGCCATGTCGGCTGTGGCCCAGCTGTGGGAGGACGAGTGGGAGGTGCTCCTCATCTCCCTGCAG GGCACAGCGCCGTTCCTGCATGTGGGGGCCCTGGTGGCTGTCACAGCGCTCTCCTGGATCGTGGCAGGACAGTTTGCCCGTGCAGAGCGATCCT CCTCCCAGATAGCCATTCTCGGAACCTTCTTCACCGTGGTGTTTGCCCTCTACCTGGCCCCTCTCACCATCTCCTCTCCCTGCATCATGGAGAAAAAGGACCTGGGCCCCAAACCTGCCCTCATCGGCCACCGCGGGGCCCCCATG CTGGCCCCAGAGCACACGCTGATGTCCTTCAGGAAGGCCCTAGAGCAGAAGCTGTATGGACTCCAGGCTGATGTCACCATCAG CCTGGACGGGGTGCCCTTCCTCATGCACGACGCCACCCTTCGGCGCACCACCAACGTGGAGGAGGAGTTCCCGGAGCTCGCCCGCAGGCCTGCCTCCATGCTCAACTGGACCGTCCTGCAGAGGCTCAACGCCGGCCAGTGGTTCCTGAAG ACGGACCCGTTCTGGACAGCCAGCTCCCTGTCACCCTCCGACCACAGGGAGGCCCAAAACCAGTCCATCTGCAGCCTAATGGAGCTTTTGGAACTGGCCAAGGGCAATGCCACGCTGCTGCTCAACCTGCGTGACCCGCCGCGGGAGCACCCCTACCGCACCAGCTTCCTCAACATCACCCTGGATGCCCTTCTGCGCTCAGGCTTCCCCCAGCACCAG GTCCTGTGGCTACCCAACAGGCAGAGGCCCTTCGTGCGGAAGGTGGCTCCTGGCTTCCAGCAGATGTCGGGCTCCAAGGAGGCGGCCACCAGCCTGAGGAGAAGCCACATCCAGCGGCTGAACCTGCGCTACACCCAGGTGTCCCGCCAGGAGCTCAG GGACTATGCGTCCTGGAACCTGAGCGTGAACCTCTACACGGTCAATGCCCCCTGGCTCTTCTCCCTGCTGTGGTGCGCAGGGGTCCCGTCCGTCACCTCCGACAACTCCCACACCTTGTCCCAGGTGCCTTCCCCACTCTGGATCATG CCCCCGGACGAGTACTGTCTCATGTGGGTCACCGCCGACCTgatctccttcaccctcatcgtTGGCATCTTCGTACTCCAGAA GTGGCGCCTGGGTGGCATCCGGAGCTACAACCCCGAGCAGATCATGCTGAGTGCTGCAGTGCGCCGGACCAGCCGGGACGTCAGCATCATGAAGGAGAAGCTCATCTTCTCAG AGATCAGTGATGGCATGGAGGTCTCCGATGAGCTCTCCGTATGTTCGGACAACAGTTATGACACGTATGCCAACAGCGCCACCGCCCCGGTGGCCCCTCGAGGGAGCGGCAGCCGTGCCAAGACCCTCACAGACCGGAGTGGGCGTTAG